One Mycolicibacterium goodii genomic region harbors:
- a CDS encoding AraC family transcriptional regulator, producing the protein MSRLTRLGFIDIRRTSDPVRRKVRSRGVPPALADHEIFYTEDVREAARLVGRTLSPLTLTVDAADAGGFAATMHGVRLRNVSLLYLDLHVAATLDIPESGRYFAVHMPLNGSATVTHPAAEFDAGTTRSLVTSPGDPVRMSFAHDSPQMLVRIEEEAMNAHLTRLLGRNLVGPLKFEPEFDLTTEAATRWHAAVQLIHTEVYHAGSLVQRGCAIGPVEELVMSSLLYLQPSTYYSDITRPTPATPRRAVIQQAVDYIEDHLAEKITMESLAEALHMSVRSIQQGFRTELGMSPTTFIRERRLERVREELTDAIPSDGVTVTAVAERWGFHHLGSFAVEYRKRWGETPSETLRR; encoded by the coding sequence ATGTCACGGCTGACCCGGCTCGGGTTCATCGACATCCGCCGCACCAGCGATCCCGTGCGGCGAAAGGTGCGCAGCCGCGGCGTCCCGCCCGCGCTGGCCGATCACGAGATCTTCTACACCGAGGACGTCCGCGAGGCCGCGCGTCTGGTCGGTCGCACGCTGTCGCCCCTGACGCTCACGGTCGACGCCGCCGATGCCGGAGGTTTCGCGGCGACCATGCACGGCGTCCGGTTGCGCAACGTCAGCCTGCTCTACCTCGACCTGCACGTGGCCGCGACCCTCGACATCCCGGAATCCGGGCGGTACTTCGCGGTGCACATGCCGCTCAACGGCAGCGCCACGGTGACCCATCCGGCGGCTGAGTTCGACGCAGGCACCACACGGTCGCTGGTCACCAGCCCGGGCGACCCGGTCCGGATGAGCTTCGCACACGACTCGCCGCAGATGCTGGTGCGCATCGAGGAGGAGGCGATGAATGCCCACCTCACGCGCCTGCTCGGGCGGAACCTGGTCGGACCGCTGAAGTTCGAGCCCGAGTTCGACCTCACCACCGAGGCGGCCACCCGCTGGCACGCCGCGGTGCAGCTGATCCACACCGAGGTGTACCACGCCGGTTCGCTGGTGCAGCGCGGCTGCGCCATCGGTCCCGTCGAGGAACTCGTGATGAGCAGCCTGCTGTACCTGCAGCCGTCGACCTACTACTCCGACATCACCCGCCCCACACCGGCAACCCCGCGCCGGGCGGTGATCCAGCAGGCCGTCGACTACATCGAGGACCATCTGGCCGAGAAGATCACCATGGAGTCGCTGGCCGAGGCGCTGCACATGAGCGTCCGGTCGATCCAGCAGGGCTTTCGCACCGAACTCGGAATGAGCCCAACCACGTTCATCCGCGAACGTCGCCTGGAACGCGTGCGCGAGGAACTGACCGACGCCATCCCGTCCGACGGCGTCACGGTGACCGCGGTCGCCGAACGCTGGGGCTTCCACCACCTCGGCAGCTTCGCCGTGGAGTACCGAAAACGGTGGGGTGAGACGCCATCTGAAACGCTGCGGCGGTGA
- a CDS encoding hydrogenase: MASVLWFQGGACSGNTMSFLNADEPNVVDLIVDFGLDLLWHPSLGLELGNNAQKVFWDCAKGERPLDIFVFEGTVIEAPNGTGQMDMFAGRPMKDWVTDLAGAAQIVVAIGDCACFGGIPAMEPNPSGSTGLQFHKREKGGFLGPDFRSKMGLPVINVPGCPAHPDWITQILVALATGRAGDITLDDLHRPETFFKTFTQTGCTRVQFFEYKQSTLSFGEGTRTGCLFYEFGCRGPMTHSPCNRILWNRQSSKTRAGMPCLGCTEPEFPHFDLAPGTVFKTQKVSGMIPKEVPEGTDHLTYMGLAAAARIAAPQWSKEDMFVV, from the coding sequence ATGGCATCGGTGCTTTGGTTCCAAGGCGGGGCATGTAGTGGCAACACCATGTCGTTCCTCAACGCAGACGAGCCCAACGTCGTCGACCTGATCGTCGACTTCGGCCTCGACCTGTTGTGGCATCCGTCGCTCGGGCTGGAACTGGGCAACAATGCGCAAAAGGTGTTCTGGGACTGCGCGAAAGGCGAACGGCCCCTGGATATCTTCGTTTTCGAAGGGACGGTCATCGAGGCGCCGAACGGCACCGGACAGATGGACATGTTCGCCGGCCGCCCGATGAAGGACTGGGTCACCGACCTCGCGGGTGCAGCCCAGATCGTGGTGGCCATCGGCGACTGCGCCTGCTTCGGCGGCATCCCGGCCATGGAACCCAACCCCTCGGGCTCCACCGGACTGCAGTTCCACAAGCGGGAGAAGGGCGGGTTCCTCGGCCCGGACTTCCGTTCCAAGATGGGGCTTCCGGTGATCAACGTGCCGGGCTGCCCGGCCCACCCGGACTGGATCACCCAGATCCTCGTCGCGCTGGCCACCGGTCGTGCCGGTGACATCACCCTCGACGACCTGCACCGGCCTGAGACGTTCTTCAAGACGTTCACCCAGACCGGTTGTACGCGTGTGCAGTTCTTCGAGTACAAGCAGTCCACATTGTCGTTCGGTGAAGGCACCCGCACGGGGTGCCTGTTCTATGAATTCGGTTGCCGCGGACCGATGACCCACTCGCCGTGCAACCGGATCCTGTGGAACCGGCAGAGTTCCAAGACCAGGGCAGGCATGCCGTGCCTGGGTTGCACCGAACCCGAGTTCCCGCACTTCGATCTGGCGCCGGGCACGGTGTTCAAGACCCAGAAGGTCAGCGGCATGATCCCGAAGGAAGTCCCCGAGGGCACCGATCACCTGACGTACATGGGTCTGGCGGCGGCAGCGCGGATCGCGGCACCGCAGTGGTCAAAAGAAGACATGTTCGTGGTTTAG
- a CDS encoding DUF1641 domain-containing protein: protein MASNGHSAGQNAIDELPDISPADGIRRRLDDPQVAEALNSLLDHADLLAVLVKGLDGFVRRGDDIANNLTSAIGELKALNAADTPIPALAALKDVDLAGLANSLATLSGGLVKATPALNAVLDSLTDQRGAEVLSALGDALVAARTSAPPAPRGVRGMWKTLRAAAKDPDVGRGVSYLIEVARVFGSKV from the coding sequence ATGGCCAGCAACGGTCACAGTGCCGGTCAGAATGCGATCGACGAACTTCCAGACATCTCGCCGGCCGACGGGATCCGTCGGCGTCTCGACGATCCCCAGGTTGCCGAGGCCCTCAACAGCTTGCTCGACCATGCGGACCTGCTCGCGGTCCTCGTCAAGGGTCTCGACGGATTCGTGCGTCGCGGTGACGACATCGCGAACAACCTGACGTCGGCGATCGGGGAGTTGAAGGCGCTCAACGCGGCTGACACGCCCATCCCCGCACTCGCGGCGCTCAAGGACGTCGACCTGGCGGGGTTGGCGAACTCGCTGGCAACGTTGTCCGGGGGACTGGTGAAGGCGACGCCGGCGCTCAACGCGGTGCTGGATTCGTTGACCGACCAGCGTGGCGCCGAGGTGCTGTCGGCACTGGGGGACGCGCTGGTGGCGGCGCGCACATCGGCGCCGCCCGCGCCGCGCGGTGTGCGGGGGATGTGGAAGACGCTGCGCGCGGCGGCCAAGGATCCCGACGTCGGCCGTGGTGTGTCGTACCTGATCGAAGTCGCCCGCGTCTTCGGCAGCAAGGTGTGA